The Halobacterium sp. CBA1132 genome has a segment encoding these proteins:
- a CDS encoding Lrp/AsnC family transcriptional regulator yields the protein MDDIDRRILDALRRDARTPYTEIADDIGVSEGTVRNRVDSLLDEGVIERFTVATSTGNVKAMIEIGVAMDVDTHEVGDRMVEWEPVDFVWQVSGEDDIVLVVDATDTGGVNELVSKAREQEEVVSTKTRLILDEKLG from the coding sequence ATGGACGACATCGACCGGCGCATCCTCGACGCGCTCCGACGGGACGCCCGAACCCCCTACACCGAAATCGCCGACGACATCGGCGTCAGCGAGGGCACCGTCCGCAACCGCGTCGACAGCCTCCTCGACGAGGGGGTCATCGAGCGCTTCACCGTCGCCACCTCCACGGGCAACGTGAAGGCGATGATAGAAATCGGCGTCGCGATGGACGTCGACACCCACGAGGTCGGCGACCGCATGGTCGAGTGGGAGCCAGTGGACTTCGTCTGGCAGGTCTCGGGCGAGGACGACATCGTGCTCGTCGTCGACGCCACGGACACCGGCGGCGTGAACGAGCTCGTCTCGAAGGCCCGCGAGCAGGAGGAAGTCGTCTCCACGAAGACCCGCCTCATCCTCGACGAGAAGCTCGGGTGA
- the carA gene encoding glutamine-hydrolyzing carbamoyl-phosphate synthase small subunit has product MSDAYLALETGDVVEANARAPGQARGELVFTTAYTGYEESLTDPSYEAQVLTFAYPLIGNYGVREERFESDRVHPSAVVARELTDDVAEWLTEEGVPAVDGLDTRDLVLDIREGGAMKVGIAAGPDATPEDARAQLDDCPHMSDITDIGGQVSVSEPEVHGDGDVDVALVDCGAKGSIVSSLVERGATVHVLPYDTTPAELAAVDPDVLFISNGPGDPANFEAAETLVSEFVGDLPVAGICLGQQVVARAMGGSTEKMDFGHRGVNQPVLDYDSGRVVMTTQNHGYTVAEPGDLEVTQINVNDDTPEGLDSEELDVITRQYHPEANPGPHDSLDFFDDVLALASSPTTATAD; this is encoded by the coding sequence ATGTCGGACGCCTACCTCGCGTTAGAGACCGGCGACGTGGTGGAAGCCAACGCCCGCGCACCCGGGCAAGCGCGAGGCGAACTCGTGTTCACGACCGCGTACACCGGATACGAGGAGAGCCTCACAGACCCGTCCTACGAGGCACAAGTGCTCACCTTCGCGTACCCCCTCATCGGGAACTACGGCGTCCGAGAGGAACGCTTCGAGTCGGACCGCGTCCACCCCAGCGCCGTCGTCGCCCGCGAACTCACCGACGACGTCGCCGAGTGGCTCACCGAGGAGGGCGTCCCCGCCGTCGACGGCCTCGACACCCGCGACCTCGTCCTCGACATCCGCGAGGGCGGCGCGATGAAAGTCGGCATCGCCGCCGGCCCCGACGCCACCCCCGAGGACGCCCGCGCGCAACTGGACGACTGCCCGCACATGAGCGACATCACGGACATCGGCGGCCAAGTCAGCGTCTCCGAACCCGAAGTCCACGGTGACGGCGACGTCGACGTCGCGCTCGTCGACTGCGGCGCGAAAGGCTCCATCGTCTCCTCGCTCGTCGAGCGCGGCGCGACTGTCCACGTCCTTCCCTACGACACCACGCCCGCGGAACTGGCGGCCGTCGACCCGGACGTCCTGTTCATCTCGAACGGCCCCGGCGACCCCGCGAACTTCGAGGCCGCCGAGACGCTCGTCTCCGAGTTCGTCGGCGACCTCCCGGTCGCGGGCATCTGTCTCGGCCAGCAGGTCGTCGCCCGCGCGATGGGCGGCTCCACCGAGAAGATGGACTTCGGCCACCGCGGCGTCAACCAGCCCGTGCTGGACTACGACTCCGGGCGCGTCGTGATGACCACGCAGAACCACGGCTACACGGTCGCCGAACCCGGCGACCTCGAAGTCACGCAGATCAACGTCAACGACGACACTCCGGAGGGACTGGACTCCGAGGAACTGGACGTCATCACGCGCCAGTACCACCCCGAAGCCAACCCCGGCCCCCACGACAGCCTCGACTTCTTCGACGACGTGCTCGCGCTGGCGTCGAGCCCCACGACGGCCACGGCCGACTAA
- the carB gene encoding carbamoyl-phosphate synthase large subunit, with protein sequence MSEHDERTILLIGSGPIQIGQAAEFDYSGAQACRALQEEGVRVVLVNSNPATIMTDPEMADAVYIEPITTDAISEVIAKENPDGVIAGLGGQTGLNVTAELAEEGVLDEYDVDIMGTPLDTIYATEDRDLFRQRMENLGEPVPASTTITLDEGESVEHFDEDALRERVEAAADEVGGLPVIARTTYTLGGSGSGVVDDMDELVARVRKGLRLSRNDEVLVTESIEGWVELEYEVMRDADDSCIIVCNMENIDPMGIHTGESTVVTPSQIIPDDGHQAMRDVALEVIRDLGIQGGCNIQFAWRDDGTPGGEYRVVEVNPRVSRSSALASKATGYPIARVTAKVALGKRLHEIENEITGETTAAFEPAIDYVVTKVPRWPKDKFPDVDFELGTAMKSTGEAMAIGRTFEESLLKALRSSEYDPDVDWGAVGDDELEADYLETPTPDRPYAVFEAFDRGYTVDEVHALTNFRDWYLQRFQNVAEAAEAASEGDFTTAATAGFTNHEISALAGGEFDDANASWLPGATDDAEDELAPDGAGASVNEVEEAVPGRSYKQVDTCAGEFAAQTPYYYSSRRPEWFNGPLKGDAAAGELRVNTDVDSVVVVGGGPIRIGQGVEFDYCSVHAVRALREEGIEAHVVNNNPETVSTDYDTSDGLFFEPITAEEVADVVEATDADGVMVQFGGQTSVNVADPLEAELERRDGVDAEILGTSVDAMDLAEDRDRFNVLMDELGISQPDGGSATSEEEALDLAHDIGYPVLVRPSYVLGGRAMDVVHSDEELKHYMEEAVRVSPDKPILVDEFLADAVELDVDAVADGEDVLIGGVMEHVETAGVHSGDSACTIPPRSLDEETMGRVREVTEAIATALDTVGLLNVQLAVQDGEVYVLEANPRSSRTVPFVSKATGVPIAKLAAKVMADFSLSDLDVSEGVPEQYSVKEVVLPFDRLPGSDPRLGPEMKSTGEVMGTAGKPGLAYWKAQRAAGNDPEIGGTAVVDLPVSGFEEFFDVQQFDDLSEAIRRGDVDFVISDERDALETAVEEEVPYLSTVESAKAMVEGVAHHDDDLDVLPVGDRPIRDEQWG encoded by the coding sequence ATGAGCGAGCACGACGAACGCACGATACTGCTCATCGGGAGCGGCCCCATTCAGATCGGACAAGCGGCTGAGTTCGACTACTCCGGCGCGCAGGCCTGCCGCGCGCTACAGGAGGAGGGGGTGCGAGTCGTGCTCGTCAACTCCAACCCCGCGACCATCATGACCGACCCCGAGATGGCCGACGCCGTCTACATCGAACCCATCACGACGGACGCTATCTCGGAGGTCATCGCCAAAGAGAATCCCGACGGCGTCATCGCCGGACTCGGCGGTCAGACCGGGCTGAACGTCACCGCGGAACTCGCCGAGGAGGGCGTCCTCGACGAGTACGACGTCGACATCATGGGGACGCCGCTGGACACGATTTACGCGACCGAGGACCGCGACCTGTTCCGCCAGCGCATGGAGAACCTCGGCGAACCCGTCCCGGCGTCGACGACCATCACGCTCGACGAGGGCGAGTCCGTCGAGCACTTCGACGAGGACGCGCTGCGCGAGCGCGTCGAGGCCGCCGCCGACGAGGTCGGCGGGCTGCCGGTCATCGCGCGCACGACGTACACGCTCGGCGGGAGCGGCTCCGGCGTCGTCGACGACATGGACGAACTCGTCGCTCGCGTCCGGAAGGGCCTGCGCCTCTCGCGGAACGACGAGGTGCTCGTCACCGAGTCCATCGAGGGCTGGGTCGAACTGGAGTACGAGGTGATGCGGGACGCCGACGACTCCTGTATCATCGTCTGCAACATGGAGAACATCGACCCGATGGGCATCCACACGGGCGAGTCCACCGTCGTCACGCCCAGCCAAATCATCCCCGACGACGGCCACCAGGCGATGCGCGACGTCGCGCTCGAAGTCATCCGCGACCTCGGGATTCAGGGCGGCTGTAACATCCAGTTCGCGTGGCGCGACGACGGCACGCCCGGCGGCGAGTACCGCGTCGTCGAGGTCAACCCCCGCGTCTCGCGCTCGTCGGCGCTGGCGTCGAAGGCGACCGGCTACCCCATCGCGCGGGTCACCGCGAAGGTCGCGCTCGGCAAGCGCCTCCACGAGATCGAGAACGAGATTACCGGCGAGACCACCGCCGCCTTCGAGCCCGCAATCGACTACGTCGTCACGAAGGTGCCGCGCTGGCCCAAGGACAAGTTCCCGGACGTGGACTTCGAACTCGGCACGGCGATGAAGTCCACTGGGGAGGCGATGGCCATCGGCCGGACGTTCGAGGAGAGCCTCCTGAAGGCGTTGCGCTCCTCGGAGTACGACCCCGACGTCGACTGGGGCGCAGTCGGCGACGACGAACTGGAGGCGGACTACCTGGAGACGCCGACACCCGACCGTCCGTACGCGGTGTTCGAGGCGTTCGACCGCGGCTACACCGTCGACGAAGTCCACGCCCTCACGAACTTCCGCGACTGGTATCTCCAGCGCTTCCAGAACGTCGCGGAAGCCGCAGAGGCTGCCAGCGAGGGCGACTTCACGACCGCCGCCACCGCCGGCTTCACGAACCACGAGATCTCGGCGCTGGCGGGCGGGGAGTTCGACGACGCGAACGCGTCGTGGCTGCCCGGCGCGACCGACGACGCCGAAGACGAACTCGCGCCCGACGGCGCCGGCGCGAGCGTCAACGAAGTCGAGGAGGCCGTCCCCGGCCGCTCGTACAAGCAGGTGGACACGTGCGCCGGCGAGTTCGCCGCACAGACGCCGTACTACTACTCGTCGCGGCGCCCCGAGTGGTTCAACGGCCCGCTCAAGGGCGACGCGGCCGCGGGCGAACTCCGCGTGAACACGGACGTCGACTCGGTGGTCGTCGTCGGCGGCGGCCCCATCCGCATCGGGCAGGGCGTAGAGTTCGACTACTGTTCGGTGCACGCGGTGCGCGCGCTCCGCGAGGAAGGCATCGAGGCCCACGTCGTGAACAACAACCCCGAGACCGTCTCGACTGACTACGACACCAGCGACGGCCTGTTCTTCGAGCCGATTACGGCCGAGGAGGTCGCCGACGTGGTCGAGGCGACCGACGCCGACGGCGTAATGGTGCAGTTCGGCGGGCAGACCTCCGTGAACGTCGCGGACCCGCTGGAGGCCGAGTTGGAGCGCCGTGACGGCGTGGACGCCGAGATTCTCGGGACGAGCGTGGACGCGATGGACCTCGCGGAGGACCGCGACCGGTTCAACGTGCTGATGGACGAACTCGGCATCAGCCAGCCCGACGGCGGCTCCGCGACCAGCGAGGAGGAGGCGCTCGACCTCGCGCACGACATCGGCTACCCCGTGCTCGTCCGCCCGAGCTACGTGCTCGGCGGGCGTGCGATGGACGTCGTCCACAGCGACGAGGAACTCAAACACTACATGGAGGAGGCCGTCCGCGTCAGCCCGGACAAACCCATCCTCGTCGACGAGTTCCTCGCCGACGCGGTCGAACTCGACGTCGACGCCGTCGCGGACGGCGAGGACGTCCTCATCGGCGGCGTGATGGAGCACGTCGAGACCGCGGGCGTCCACTCCGGCGACTCCGCGTGTACGATTCCGCCGCGCTCGCTCGACGAGGAGACGATGGGCCGCGTCCGCGAGGTCACCGAGGCCATCGCGACGGCGCTGGACACCGTGGGCCTGCTGAACGTCCAACTGGCGGTGCAGGACGGCGAGGTGTACGTGTTGGAAGCGAATCCGCGCTCCTCGCGCACGGTGCCGTTCGTCTCGAAGGCGACCGGCGTCCCGATTGCGAAGCTCGCTGCGAAGGTGATGGCCGACTTCTCGCTCTCGGACCTCGACGTCAGCGAGGGCGTCCCCGAGCAGTACAGCGTCAAAGAGGTCGTGTTGCCGTTCGACCGGCTGCCGGGCTCGGACCCGCGCCTCGGCCCGGAGATGAAGTCCACGGGCGAAGTGATGGGCACCGCCGGGAAGCCCGGGCTGGCGTACTGGAAGGCCCAGCGCGCCGCGGGCAACGACCCCGAAATCGGCGGCACCGCGGTCGTCGACCTCCCGGTCAGCGGCTTCGAGGAGTTCTTCGATGTCCAGCAGTTCGACGACCTCTCGGAGGCGATTCGCCGCGGCGACGTCGACTTCGTAATCTCCGACGAGCGCGACGCCCTCGAGACCGCCGTCGAGGAGGAAGTCCCGTACCTCTCGACGGTCGAGAGCGCGAAGGCGATGGTCGAGGGCGTCGCCCACCACGACGACGACCTCGACGTGCTGCCGGTCGGCGACCGCCCGATTCGCGACGAGCAGTGGGGCTAA
- a CDS encoding DUF5815 family protein — protein sequence MTEPRVPGAEDDDAWVDLPCGEQAHVKDFDLGMREYECSCGETHAVVMDMHPPSRFVPEDIVAVLKEAVTPAPDDEFEEFGTAHLMGAVMEQLPEDIVAVDESENGSVGYALLWVTDLEARELHEVVVELVVELMDHAVSHADDSGTESEFEQQMQEFDVSEFVDAYRAQRDFEDEYDTPA from the coding sequence ATGACCGAGCCGCGCGTACCGGGCGCCGAGGACGACGACGCGTGGGTGGACCTCCCGTGCGGGGAGCAGGCTCACGTGAAGGACTTCGACTTGGGGATGCGGGAGTACGAGTGCTCGTGCGGGGAGACGCACGCGGTCGTGATGGACATGCATCCGCCGTCGCGGTTCGTGCCGGAGGACATCGTCGCGGTGTTGAAGGAGGCGGTGACGCCCGCGCCCGACGACGAGTTCGAGGAGTTCGGGACGGCACACTTGATGGGCGCAGTGATGGAGCAGCTCCCCGAGGACATCGTCGCCGTGGACGAGAGCGAGAACGGCAGCGTCGGCTACGCGCTGTTGTGGGTGACGGACCTCGAAGCGCGCGAACTCCACGAGGTCGTCGTCGAGTTGGTCGTCGAACTGATGGACCACGCGGTGAGCCACGCCGACGACAGCGGCACCGAGAGCGAGTTCGAGCAGCAGATGCAGGAGTTCGACGTCAGCGAGTTCGTGGACGCGTACCGCGCGCAACGGGACTTCGAGGACGAGTACGACACGCCCGCGTAA
- a CDS encoding ABC transporter ATP-binding protein — MAAIELRDLTKRYGDLVAVDDVSFEVDAGEVFGFLGPNGAGKTTTLRTLLGMQAPSSGTVSILGHDTTVESQRLDALADTGFLPSNPQFDEQATGREVLDLHESLKGGSRRADLLDRFEPPLDRPVREYSTGNVQKLGIVQAFMHDPDVVVLDEPTSGLDPLLQDRFNEFVRDERERGVTVLFSSHVLSEVRRICDRVAVLRDGELVAVEDVGTLLDRSGKVVRARVAGDVPEGAFDVPGVSDFTRRSADGATRISFTFTGDVDALVDELDRYPLQELDVEEAPLEDVFLDFYGGDGGA, encoded by the coding sequence ATGGCCGCCATCGAACTCCGCGACCTCACCAAGCGCTACGGGGACCTCGTCGCCGTCGACGACGTCTCCTTCGAGGTTGACGCCGGCGAAGTGTTCGGGTTCCTCGGGCCGAACGGCGCCGGCAAGACGACGACCCTCCGCACGCTCCTCGGAATGCAAGCACCCAGTTCGGGGACCGTCTCGATTCTCGGGCACGACACGACCGTCGAATCCCAGCGCCTCGACGCGCTCGCGGACACGGGCTTCCTCCCGAGCAACCCCCAGTTCGACGAGCAGGCGACCGGGCGCGAGGTGTTGGACCTCCACGAGTCGCTGAAGGGCGGCTCTCGGCGCGCCGACCTCCTCGACCGGTTCGAACCGCCGCTGGACCGCCCCGTGCGCGAATACTCCACCGGGAACGTCCAGAAGCTCGGCATCGTGCAGGCGTTCATGCACGACCCGGACGTCGTTGTCCTCGACGAACCGACGTCGGGATTGGACCCGCTGCTCCAGGACCGCTTCAACGAGTTCGTGCGCGACGAGCGCGAGCGCGGCGTCACGGTCCTGTTCTCCAGTCACGTCCTCAGTGAGGTGCGGCGCATCTGCGACCGCGTGGCCGTGCTCCGCGACGGCGAACTCGTCGCCGTCGAGGACGTCGGAACCCTGCTCGACCGCAGCGGGAAGGTCGTTCGCGCTCGCGTCGCCGGCGACGTCCCAGAGGGCGCTTTCGACGTACCCGGCGTCTCGGATTTCACCCGCCGGTCTGCAGACGGCGCGACACGCATTTCGTTCACGTTCACGGGCGACGTGGACGCGCTCGTGGACGAACTCGACCGCTACCCGCTGCAGGAACTCGACGTCGAGGAAGCGCCACTCGAGGACGTCTTCCTCGACTTCTACGGGGGTGACGGCGGTGCTTGA
- a CDS encoding ABC transporter permease subunit, which yields MLEIAAYGARKRVKGALALSVGLSAFSAMYAAFFPSLTGNLDLEEYVEALPPVFVEAFGLRAFNTIEGFLATELYQFAWVILLGLYLAYSAASLISSDVESGRMDVLLSLPVSRARLVAERFLSLVPGVLLINVVVAAVTWLATRAIGYPIGTVELVVVHLLSLPYLFACAAIGLAFSVLADRESIAQRAAMATVFGLFLLESLLASTDYAWAGAVAPMRYFDPTAILVDGTYDLAGAAILVAATLLLVTGSQLYFRRKDVN from the coding sequence GTGCTTGAGATTGCTGCGTACGGCGCCCGCAAGCGCGTGAAGGGCGCGCTCGCGCTCTCGGTCGGCCTGTCGGCGTTCAGCGCGATGTACGCCGCGTTCTTCCCGTCGCTGACCGGGAATCTCGACCTCGAGGAGTACGTCGAGGCGCTCCCGCCCGTGTTCGTGGAGGCGTTCGGCCTGCGCGCGTTCAACACCATCGAGGGGTTCCTCGCGACCGAGCTCTATCAGTTCGCGTGGGTCATCCTCCTCGGCCTCTACCTCGCGTACAGCGCCGCTTCCCTGATTTCGAGTGACGTCGAGAGCGGCCGCATGGACGTGTTGCTCTCGCTGCCCGTCTCCCGCGCCCGCCTCGTCGCCGAGCGATTCCTCTCCCTCGTCCCTGGTGTCCTCCTCATCAACGTCGTGGTCGCCGCGGTGACGTGGCTGGCGACGCGCGCCATCGGCTACCCAATCGGGACCGTCGAACTCGTCGTCGTCCACCTCCTCTCGCTCCCGTACCTGTTCGCGTGCGCGGCAATCGGGCTGGCGTTCAGCGTCCTCGCGGACCGCGAGAGCATCGCCCAGCGAGCGGCGATGGCGACCGTCTTCGGGCTGTTCCTGCTCGAATCGCTGCTCGCGAGCACGGACTACGCGTGGGCCGGCGCCGTCGCGCCGATGCGGTACTTCGACCCGACCGCGATTCTCGTCGACGGCACCTACGACCTGGCTGGTGCCGCCATCCTCGTGGCCGCGACGCTGCTGCTCGTTACGGGCAGTCAACTGTACTTCCGGCGGAAGGACGTGAACTGA
- a CDS encoding NAD(P)/FAD-dependent oxidoreductase, whose amino-acid sequence MSESYVIIGDGIAGSSAAEAVREEAPDADVTVVTDEGEALYNRILIKEFAKGKLPEAPISIHETDWYDERDIDLQLNTLVTGVNPDAHTVETHEGDEISYDKLLVAAGGTPNQLPVENSDAEGVHHFWTFQDARKIREHADEADTGVVVGAGLLGIDLAAICGGQGVDAKYLMRGDRWWRYALSSEGAEIIHDGLREIGVEPVFESGADHFEVDDGEVVATVDGNGERHESDFVGVAIGLDFNVEILQDTEATIDNGVHVDEYMRTDVEDVYAAGDITQYWDTIMDERAQNGSWGSAKQQGALAGRTMLADEGHDVDIEPFRWVSSYSITHFDFPFLSFGFPTMGDESCERKYSDTEWRRLAFKNGKLIGGVLIGNLAPQSKYKQLIKDEAVVADQQDILLQENFEIDELALAQEQ is encoded by the coding sequence ATGAGCGAGTCCTACGTGATAATCGGCGACGGCATCGCGGGTAGTTCCGCCGCCGAGGCCGTCCGCGAGGAGGCTCCCGACGCCGACGTCACCGTCGTCACAGACGAGGGCGAGGCCCTCTACAACCGCATTCTCATCAAGGAGTTCGCGAAGGGAAAACTCCCGGAAGCCCCCATCAGCATCCACGAGACGGACTGGTACGACGAGCGCGACATCGACCTCCAGTTGAACACGCTGGTCACCGGTGTCAATCCCGACGCCCACACCGTCGAGACCCACGAGGGCGACGAGATCAGCTACGACAAACTGCTGGTCGCGGCGGGTGGCACGCCCAACCAGCTCCCCGTGGAGAACTCCGACGCCGAGGGCGTCCACCACTTCTGGACGTTCCAGGACGCGCGCAAGATTCGCGAGCACGCTGACGAGGCCGACACCGGCGTGGTCGTCGGTGCGGGCCTGCTCGGCATCGACCTCGCGGCCATCTGCGGCGGGCAGGGCGTCGACGCGAAGTATCTGATGCGCGGCGACCGCTGGTGGCGGTACGCGCTCAGTTCGGAGGGCGCCGAAATCATCCACGACGGCCTCCGCGAGATCGGCGTCGAACCCGTCTTCGAGTCCGGCGCGGACCACTTCGAGGTCGACGACGGCGAGGTCGTCGCGACCGTCGACGGGAACGGCGAGCGCCACGAGTCGGACTTCGTCGGCGTCGCTATCGGTCTCGACTTCAACGTCGAAATCCTCCAAGACACCGAGGCGACCATCGACAACGGCGTCCACGTCGACGAGTACATGCGCACCGACGTCGAGGACGTCTACGCGGCCGGTGACATCACCCAGTACTGGGACACCATCATGGACGAGCGCGCGCAGAACGGCTCGTGGGGCTCCGCGAAACAGCAGGGCGCCCTCGCGGGGCGGACGATGCTCGCGGACGAAGGCCACGACGTCGACATCGAGCCGTTCCGCTGGGTGTCGTCGTACTCGATTACGCACTTCGACTTCCCGTTCCTCTCGTTTGGCTTCCCGACGATGGGCGACGAGTCCTGCGAGCGCAAGTACAGCGACACCGAGTGGCGCCGTCTCGCGTTCAAGAACGGGAAGCTCATCGGGGGCGTGCTCATCGGGAACCTCGCGCCGCAGTCGAAGTACAAGCAGCTCATCAAAGACGAGGCCGTCGTCGCCGACCAGCAGGACATCCTCCTCCAGGAGAACTTCGAAATCGACGAACTCGCGCTCGCCCAAGAACAGTAG
- a CDS encoding DUF6149 family protein: MKLHQNVKHFASRKALELPGVRSVAKRGLVDLHVRIFSGKADEAHREEREAHLEDFFDATMDMYLAALQAGYSEAEARETTHIVANFDFYNHGWAEMLEFPPNELTDHYERYEAFFDAHGISVDDPLGEFRPAGGIEDAPATPERLDEADFEHAEGGYADDVYVETEDGDVQRGDIEEPDDVDPTKSPGT; this comes from the coding sequence GTGAAACTGCATCAGAACGTCAAGCACTTCGCGTCGCGGAAGGCGCTGGAGCTGCCCGGCGTGCGCTCGGTCGCGAAGCGGGGGCTGGTCGACCTGCACGTCCGCATCTTCTCGGGGAAGGCCGACGAAGCCCACCGGGAGGAGCGCGAGGCCCACCTCGAAGACTTCTTCGACGCGACGATGGATATGTACCTCGCCGCGCTCCAAGCCGGCTACTCGGAGGCCGAGGCCCGCGAGACCACGCACATCGTCGCGAACTTCGACTTCTACAACCACGGCTGGGCGGAGATGCTGGAGTTCCCGCCGAACGAACTCACCGACCACTACGAGCGCTACGAGGCGTTCTTCGACGCGCACGGCATCAGCGTCGACGACCCGCTCGGCGAGTTCCGTCCCGCGGGCGGCATCGAGGACGCGCCCGCGACCCCCGAGCGCCTCGACGAGGCCGACTTCGAGCACGCCGAAGGCGGCTACGCCGACGACGTCTACGTCGAGACCGAAGACGGCGACGTCCAGCGCGGCGACATCGAGGAGCCCGACGACGTCGACCCGACGAAGAGCCCCGGAACGTAG
- a CDS encoding S1C family serine protease produces MSESSVDRRRFLELCGASTLAALAGCSSSAPGGETTAGVAGNSDAPQETISQTESELNSPYAEVYRETIDSVVLVRADGSQGTGFVYDETHVVTNAHVVGRADDAAIRFSEGDWSTGSVVGTDPHSDLAVVEVDSVPEPATPLPFADSEPVVGQEVVAIGNPYNLNGSATTGVVSGLDRLIPSPTGYRIPDAIQTDAAVNPGNSGGPLMSLDGSVLAVINSGGGENIAFGISAALTQRVVPELVRSGDYDHAYVGASFTNVTPQIAAANDLDESRGLLVLNVASDGPATGVLRPSEAAYVDGRRLPVGGDVLLEIDGTTVPTPEDLWSYLALETRPGDTVELTVLRDGSRGTVDLELGTRPATQY; encoded by the coding sequence ATGTCTGAGTCGTCAGTGGACCGCCGTCGTTTTCTCGAACTCTGCGGTGCGAGCACACTCGCAGCGCTCGCTGGCTGCTCGTCGTCCGCACCGGGAGGCGAGACGACGGCCGGCGTCGCGGGGAATTCGGACGCGCCACAGGAGACAATCTCGCAGACCGAATCCGAGCTAAACAGCCCGTACGCGGAAGTGTATCGGGAAACCATCGACTCCGTGGTTCTGGTCCGCGCTGACGGGAGTCAAGGCACCGGGTTCGTGTACGACGAAACACACGTTGTCACGAACGCCCACGTGGTCGGCCGGGCCGACGACGCAGCAATCCGATTCAGTGAGGGTGACTGGAGTACGGGGTCTGTCGTGGGAACCGACCCGCACAGCGACCTCGCAGTCGTCGAAGTCGACTCGGTCCCGGAACCCGCAACGCCGCTACCGTTCGCCGACAGCGAACCCGTCGTCGGGCAGGAAGTGGTCGCGATTGGCAACCCCTACAACTTGAACGGGTCCGCGACCACGGGCGTCGTCTCCGGCCTCGACCGCCTCATCCCCTCCCCGACCGGGTACCGGATTCCGGACGCCATCCAGACCGACGCCGCCGTCAACCCCGGGAACAGCGGCGGCCCATTGATGTCTCTGGACGGGTCGGTGCTGGCGGTCATCAACTCCGGCGGCGGCGAGAACATCGCGTTCGGCATCTCCGCGGCGCTCACCCAGCGAGTCGTCCCCGAACTCGTCCGGTCCGGCGACTACGACCACGCGTACGTCGGCGCGTCGTTCACGAACGTCACGCCACAGATTGCCGCGGCGAACGACCTCGACGAATCCCGCGGCCTGCTCGTCCTCAACGTCGCGTCCGACGGCCCCGCCACGGGCGTTCTCCGACCCTCCGAGGCCGCGTACGTCGACGGCCGTCGACTCCCGGTCGGCGGCGACGTCCTCCTCGAAATCGACGGGACAACCGTGCCGACTCCCGAGGACCTCTGGAGTTACCTCGCGCTCGAAACGCGGCCCGGAGACACCGTCGAACTCACAGTCCTCCGTGACGGCAGCCGAGGAACCGTCGACCTCGAACTCGGCACGCGCCCCGCGACGCAGTACTGA